One region of Xyrauchen texanus isolate HMW12.3.18 chromosome 11, RBS_HiC_50CHRs, whole genome shotgun sequence genomic DNA includes:
- the LOC127651316 gene encoding uncharacterized protein LOC127651316, with product MTSVVVGVDRDSCTTSVVVDICRDPEMTSVVVSMYRDLETTSVVMYKGRESETTSVVVYKGRDLEKTSVVEDMGRDLETTSVGEGITSNSSVNISLYPSIPSKLSPPAAPSPCTTQTPCKNITQYITQPPVVARHKIYWNQESPCEGQLYLSSSKEHDVPLCSRSHLKSKWLNDMCKDRRCGAFEGFKSTKRTEGYHLSSNMTVSNASCFGVHITCQDTLRRELAVYKAVTGILLFLILSVILLQFGRPTYKAIHKRFSKKRQNRWIGPTQSQSVSYHRGQAGSNPNNNTLKGPSFPGLDRLTVNPSREPSSNRNSDYDSFGYN from the exons atgacctctgtggtcgtgggcgtaGACAGAGACTCGTGTACTACCTCTGTGGTCGTTGACATATGCAGAGACCCGGagatgacctccgtggtcgtgagcatgtacagagacttggaaacgacttCCGTGGTCATGTACAAGGGCAGAGAATCAGAGACGACCTCCGTGGTTGTATACAAGGGCCGAGACTTGGAGAAGACCTCTGTGGTAGAggacatgggcagagacttagaAACGACCTCCGTGG GAGAAGGAATCACCTCCAACTCATCAGTAAACATCTCCCTATACCCTTCAATCCCATCAAAACTTTCTCCTCCTGCTGCACCTTCACCCTGTACCACACAAACCCCTTGCAAGAATATTACCCAATATATCACTCAGCCTCCTGTTGTTGCACGGCATAAGATATATTGGAATCAGGAGAGTCCCTGTGAGGGTCAGCTGTATCTCTCATCCTCTAAAGAGCATGATGTCCCTTTGTGTTCCAGAAGTCACTTGAAAAGCAAGTGGCTGAATGACATGTGTAAGGACAGAAGATGTGGAGCCTTTGAAGGATTTAAGTCCACAAAACGAACTGAAGGTTATCATCTCTCAAGCAATATGACAGTGAGCAACGCTTCCTGTTTTGGTGTGCATATCACTTGCCAAG ATACTCTTAGAAGAGAGTTGGCTGTTTATAAGGCAGTAACTGGCATATTACTTTTCTTGATCCTGAGTGTTATTCTGCTTCAGTTTGGCCGGCCGACGTACAAAGCCATCCACAAAAGAT TTTCAAAAAAACGGCAGAATCGATGGATTGGTCCAACTCAGAGTCAGAGTG TGTCCTATCACAGAGGTCAAGCTGGCAGTAACCCAAACAACAACACATTAAAGGGGCCTTCCTTTCCAG GTTTGGACAGGCTGACTGTAAACCCTAGCAGAGAGCCCTCGTCTAACAGAAACAGTGACTATGACTCATTTGGCTACAATTGA